The Pyrus communis chromosome 14, drPyrComm1.1, whole genome shotgun sequence sequence TACGCTTCGGCTGCGAGGTATGCCAAAGTTGTACCAGAGTCGACTATAGTTCCTCGGTTGCTTGATGTTGCAAACACTGCGGAATCAATGGGTAATATCTGCCCGTTGACAGAAATGCTCTGCAGATTCAAATTATAATGAGGCCTGAAATATTAAATGTCCAAATGGTTAGTCAAAAACACATTAGTGAGGTTTATGTTATTCATTCTCAGGAATATAGCaggaaacaaaaatgaaaaagaataagtCCCTAATATTTGACATATCAGAATGGAGCAACGTGTTAAATTTTTCGTTTAGAAGTACATGCaggaataattaatttttaaaggaTTCCAAATGGTCAAGTGAACTGCCCTTTTGTTCACAAGGCTCTATTTTTCCATGCCAAAACAATATTCTGAAGGTGATTTATTTGTGTTAACAAAACTGTTTGGTTTTAGGTAAACCATAATATGCTATAATGGAGTCAGATTACTATTGTGAAATAACAGAAggccacaaaatatttttagcTTCGGGGTGATATTGTAAGATGTGCAGTGGAATTACAGAAAGGAACGTACTGTGAGGGGACAAGCGGGCTATAGACTATATTTGGTTCCAGAATCTCGCCGATAACCAATATACCTCCCCCAGTATCGTCTCCCCTCAAGCAGTGGGAGAAGACACTTGGTGCTACTCCTTGTGAAGACAACTGAGAGATGACAGACATACCCTGTTGGCCAAACCCAAAGATCCCATCAACAGCTCGGTCTGACTTTGTCAAGTCTCCAGTCTGCAAGGTGCTACACCTGTTTTCACCATCCTAGAGAATGACTTTCAAGATTCAAGAAAAATGCACAAAAGAGTACAATTCAATTATTTAACTTGGAAAGGCCCATTATAACTCACCCAAAGACAACATTAGCTGAAGAATTTTGGGTCATGGAACCCTCAAGAATCGTCTCAAGGTGCAATAAGTCTGATACGTAATAGCCTGATGTCCCACTGCCGTCTCCATACTGGAAGGTGTACGAACACTGGTTATTCTGTGTGGAACAAACAGAATCCGATTGAGATCCAAGACTGCACCTTCGATCTGAGCAAGAAATGAATTGTGACGTTGATGAACTTCCAGGATCAAACAAATTGATCTGAATCTGTATGAGTTACAAGCAACCATTTCAAAAACTGTAGCAGAATATGGCTCCTAAGCTTTCAAAaactcgaaaaaaaaaattgaaaccatgATAGGAATGTTGAAAGTAAGGAAATGCGAGTTTACCGGGAGCCCACTTGTTTCAGGGCAACCGTTGCAGGAACCGCAACTGACCCACAAAACATCACTTCCGGTATCAATCTGCACATAATAATCTCTTGGAGGAGATCCCAATTGCAGCTTTGTATAATAAAGCctaaaaagggaaataaattccGAGAAAAAACAACAGAATTAGTAACAATTCTCCAAAGCCTTCGATGATAAATACCCATTACTGCTAAGAACATAGaattttagagaaaaaaatcaAAGCAGAAGAAAACAATTAAGAAAATCAGCATTAAACTTATACAGCTtttaaagaaacaaataaagaaataaGAGATGGTTTACAAATAACCACAGCGGGGAACTAATTGTTACTTATAAGGAAAGAAACCCAACTTAAAAATGCAACCCATTATCcacaaaatcaaatcaaatcaaacacaCAAACCAATCCATAAATTAGAGAAAACCCACATCAAAAACCCATTAAAAGTGCCAAAGGAGGAGACCAAATTACCCAACGCGGAAGGGGTTGTAAGTTCCCTCAACAGGGAAATCAGCGACGCCATTGGAGGACTGAAGCCTCCTCCCATGCCGGACTCTGTCCCGGGCTCTGAGTTGGCTCAGGTCCACTCGGTGGTTCGAAGGAAAAGCTCTCTCGAGGGTGAGGGTGGCCGGAAAACTGCACAGAACCACGGCCGCCGACATCAGAATGGCTCCGGCGATGAGAATCCCGGCGGGAAGGCCCATTACGGTGGGAACAACTAGAATTTGTATCAAAACCCAAGATTTAATCAGGAGCTCTCAGAGCTTCCAATTCTAACCGCAGACAAATAGAGAACAAGGAAAGAAAGTATAATCCGTGTGCGTTTTTGAGAAATaaaaggaaggaaagaaagagtcttgagagagaaagcaagagatagagagagacagagagatggCAATTgacgtgagagagagagagagaggagaagttTCGAAAACGTGGAAATggtaaataatttatttaaatatttgtttgtttgtattgtTTTATTAATTGCGGTAAACTTTTACTTTTCAAAGGTACAAAATCTCGAGTTTGCGGTGTGACACAAGTGGTGATCTTCCGTGCTTCTTCCGGGTTTTGGTGAACTACAAAAACATGCACATGCGCATGCGCCTACGTTCatcatcttttttctttctcttactTTGCAAGTAATATATTGGGAGAGACCCAAACAACCATTGCATTTTACAGTGCAAGGTATCTGTAGCCTGCCGACATGATCCGCCACCATTCTCACCTTCGTCTCCTCCTAGTTTTTGTACACGTCAACCGAACCTCCCTCGAAAGCTTATCTTCACCACCATCCAACCCAATCTGTTACATgtagtgtttaaaatatcagtAGCAGTGAAAACATTGATATGTAAATTTGTAGAAATATTGATAAATATATCATATTGATATCGATTATCTTCGATAGAAATAATGAAAGTTGGCTCCAAAATGtggaaatttgaaatgaaattttatgGAATGTCCTATAGCAGTTTGTCGATATTTAATCGATATGTCAATTTTAGCtgaaatttaagaatttttgggatATGGACTTCACCTCACCATTTCTGGGATATGGTCATTTTTTCTGTAATGTCTTCACTTTTTAACCTCCTCCTCCTTAATATCACATAAATATGTAATTTCATCAATGATTTGTGTATCCAACCTCACTATCTCTTTAACACGCATCCATGACTACTAGGAGTGTGGTGAGGGAGTGTGATTAGAGATGAATATTTCTAACTTTTGTCTACATTTTAGGTACAGCAGACTCCTTTAAGGAACCATTAGAAATGTTCTTCGAAAAGAGCCAATTAAGTTCCATTATCTTTTTGAAATGGCATGTAGTCCATTTTTTGTGAACTTTAGCGGAACCCAATGCACAATTATTTCACATTTTACCTTACATGGTCGGTTTTTAAAGCTAAAGGTAGCCCACGTTTGGCAATATATCTCCTCATCAATTAATTgttaaaaggacaaaaagtaggattcttctttttcctttttactcAAATGACTAATCTACCCCCATAAGTTTTATTAGggtgttcttttctttttcttttttgtttgattgttaGTGGTATTAGGGAAGGAATCCTCTCATGATCTTTTCCACCTAATCTtcctcatcaaacaatctggatctttgaaatttgattcaaagaTTAAAAACACAGGCccactctaaaagttataataacgaCGAGGCTAGAGGTTGTAGCCTGAtcctttttaataaatttattttgactTGTAACTAGAGGCAAATTTTGTACAAATTTAAGCCAAGAGTGACCTAAATATAACCCTCCTAGTGAGCTACAATTCTATTGCAAATTCCATCCATTTCAATTAGCACGAGTCTTACATAACTTTAATGGTATGAAGttaagaaaaaaacaaattaagattGGTTGATTGATTTAGATTAGATGGACAAAGTATTAGGTTTGGGTTTATACAGTATTGAGACACTTCAACTAGGACTACTACTTAATACTTTTAACATCAATGTACATATAACATACAATACAAAATTTCATCGTTCTATAAACGTTTAAAGATTGAAATGAATTTAACGGGCAGATGCAATCGAAGTCTTCACATTCATACCAAATAGGGCTGCAATTTAAACTACAAATCGAAGGCATGTCAATTATTTCAACTAGAAAGAAAATCAAGTATCAAGACTTATTTCATTGAAAAAGGAAAAGTGATACAGAGTTTATATTTTGTGGGACATCACATTATCCCTAGACGAGAATGTgctaaagaattaaaaaaataagaacaagGAACACCAAATGTGTACTGTCACTTTGCTTTGTGTAAAAAACCAAGAAATAGAGAAGGAAGCTTCCTGACATTCCTTTTTCTATGCCACAAAACAGACACCCTTGAAGAAGGATAATTAATCGAAAGATAATTTttgcacacattttttttagtctcacacaattttttttttttttttttaagttatcaaatttttatttttggttatctaattgaataaaaaacaaaaataacggCTGAAAACTAATTATTTCTCATTTGATAATATCATTTATGCAAAGGGAAATCTCTCAATAGTAGGACTTCCTatgaactctttttttttttttttttttttaacaaacgatattatttatactaaagggGTGGGGGAGTAGGCTAAGCCTTATAATgcgctagtaataatgtggttcaaattcgcgtTTGGCgataattgaacctaagatcacttacttacaagtaaagaagaatctCACTATAtagtagtactaagtggctacatctcttttttttttttttacacaatattttataatgttggtgtGGAAattgatgtcacatcccggcccgggcgggaccacttcccgggcccgactccaccgtagcacgatattgtccgctttgggctccgaccacaccctcacggttttgtttttgggaactcacacgagaacttcccgatgggtcacccatcctgagaatgctctcgcgcgttactcgcttaacttcggagttcccatggaacccgaagccagtgagctctcaaaaggcctcgtgctaggtaggaatgagaatatacatataagaatcactcccctgggcgatgtgggatgttacaattgaCGTTAATATCAAAGAGTCTATAAATAGTGCCACTTTTAAGAGAGTCTCATGCCATTtctataataatatataatatgttGAATAGATAATTCCATATGACTTTAGTTGAACACATTATAACCACAAAACCTGACTTTTGGCGATCTCAAATCATAACGAGttgttcttaaattttttttgagttCATTTTTTGCAAAATGGGCTTACCAAACAGCTTACTTTAAGACttaaacttaaaaattgtttttgaattacCTAAATTATTGTTGTGAAATTGATTAAGGTGGAGAACTCCAAAAGACGTACCACGAAAACCCTTCTGGTTTATTCTCATAATCAAACCTTACGtgctactctctctctctctctctctctcgtcaaAACTCAAAGATTTGAAGTTGAAATTTGGTAAGATTTTTCATTGTGTTCGAAATACGTCACATGTAATTATATAATTAGTGCaaagttattttttaaagtgtttctttaaatatataattacatGTTATGTATTACTTTATCATCCgagcatactgaaaaatcttttgaaattttgatatttcGAAACTAGCTAGAAAGATTCTCAAAATCTTAgattgttataaataggcaaaagttagagaggTAACATTTGCTAGAGACATGAGCGAAGTAGTTGCAACGTGATACATGTTTATTTttgtaactataacacaaaagGATTGTAGGGAAGGAAGGGAATGAAAGGATATTGATATTattgctttcatttttttctgtgTTGTGTATTGTGATCGTACACGGAATACTCTTTATATAGAACTATATCTATGAAGAATTATTAAAGTAAAATGAGTGCATTATGAATCATGCAGCAACAACAATACTATTATTCTTAAGTATTCCTTACTTTTCATCTTAGGCCAAAATATGTGAGCATTTATTTTCATAACCTCTACAACATGGATCGTTTTGTGGTGTGGACCGTGGGGGTGAGGGTGTAAAGATATCAATGCTTGAGATGCTTTCAGGTGTCAAAAAGATTGAGAGgaaagttatttttattttttcggtGAATTTGAGAGGAaagatatttattttttttggttaactTGGGAGGTTTAAAATTATTGAGTCGGTTCCAATAGAGtggttagaatctgtccaattGAGTCGGTTCCAAATTCCAATAGAGAAGTCTATGGGGTTGAAGTACTTTTTGCATGATGCATCGATAATATAGTATTTTTCAGAAaatatttaagtattttttttatatttacttgtatttttaataaaagttggttttaaaatttttattattaaaaaagcatttaaatatttaaaaaaaaaattccaaacaaGTCATGTTGGACTGAGATCACTTGCaaattttgccaaaaaaaaattgcagaaagcAATTCCTCTCTCTACTTTTCTCTCTAACTTCACTGTTGAGGTTACTTTCTTCATTTCCATATGGTATCTTCGCCGTACATGGCCGATCGGTGTCTTCGATCCTGACTTCTACGCTGCTTTTGCAATCTCTCTCTGCAAAACCGGTACGATCTTCTGCAATTCTTATTCTTTGGTTGAATTCTTGCTTCTTCTCCATCAAGAACGCGCAACCGAAAGCTACTCTGAGTTGTGCTCTGATAAATTGTGCGAACGaacttttcttcttcaaattctacGGAGCTTGCGGTTTGAAGTTGAAAAGGTTCATCTTTTTCCTGTGACGATAACTTGGTTGACCGATATGTTAGTTTAAATTAGCATTAAgcttcatcatttcaattttaCTGTTTTGGTTAGCACAGAAGCTTTTGTTATATTGTTGCAATTGATGGAGAAGACTGACAATATATAACAAATAGGTTTCGAACTCACGGAGTCTTGCAAGCAGCGTTATACATTTGATTCTACGCCTTCTAAGAACCCCTCTGCCTGCCCGAACTAGCAAAGCCATGAGTGTGAAGGAAacttgtttgatttgttttgaaGACATTGATGTTGCTCGAATGCTTTCGATTGGTACTTGTCAACACAAATATTGCTTGCCTTGCTTGAAACATCACGTCGAAATAAATTTGCAAGGCGGGCTCGTGGCACAATGCCCTCATAAAGACTGTAAGTGTGAGGTGAATGTCGATAGTTGTAAGACATTCTTGTCGTCTGAACTAGCCAATGTTTTGATCGAACGAATCAAGGAGTCTTCAATTCCTGTTACGGAGAAGGTTTACTGCCCATTTCCGAGGTGTTCTGCACTAATGTCGAAACAGGAGGTCTTGGAAAATACCAAGACTTCTTTTGTTGGTGAGGGAGGCAGGAAGTGCGTGAAATGTAAACACTATTTCTGTATCAACTGCAAGGTTGCTTGGCACTATGATATGAGCTGCTACGATTTCCAGAGATCAGAAACGTATTCCTGCGTGGAAGACCAATTGTTGAAATCATTTGCGTCGAAGAAACTTTGGCGCCAGTGTTCAAAGTGCAATCATATGGTTGAACTTGATAGTGGTTGCTACCACATCACTTGCAGGTGCTTGTGCTTTACGTTTCTAGTCCCTCCAATCTGATTAATTTTTAGGTTTCATCTGTGATTCTTTTAGCTGTCTTAATTTAGAAAGCTTTGAAATGTTACATATGAAAGAAtagccaagaaaagaaaagacaagaTTAGAGGGGAAGTGATTTCCGCACACCCTTTTACTCTCATAAACACCGCTCTTTGTTTTTCACATTCCAATTTGCGAGGAAGTTCCTTTGAGTTCTTATGTGGATTAACATTTTAGGGCAATACATTAATATTGCTAGTAAAGTTATACTTTTTTACATGGTGTCCCAAGATCTCGACGCAAATGCAATTTTCTCTAGTAAGGACATTTCGACTCTCTCTCGCTTTCTTACAAAGAAAACTAAGAAAAGCCTTCACTcgtgtttctttttatttttgtttttggatgctgctatatatataatttcatgagTTTTTTATGAACCCTTGTAGTTTTTACCATGTCTTTATTGTCTTTGTAGATGTGGA is a genomic window containing:
- the LOC137715833 gene encoding aspartic proteinase 36-like; translation: MGLPAGILIAGAILMSAAVVLCSFPATLTLERAFPSNHRVDLSQLRARDRVRHGRRLQSSNGVADFPVEGTYNPFRVGLYYTKLQLGSPPRDYYVQIDTGSDVLWVSCGSCNGCPETSGLPIQINLFDPGSSSTSQFISCSDRRCSLGSQSDSVCSTQNNQCSYTFQYGDGSGTSGYYVSDLLHLETILEGSMTQNSSANVVFGCSTLQTGDLTKSDRAVDGIFGFGQQGMSVISQLSSQGVAPSVFSHCLRGDDTGGGILVIGEILEPNIVYSPLVPSQPHYNLNLQSISVNGQILPIDSAVFATSSNRGTIVDSGTTLAYLAAEAYGPFITAITTSVSQSVSPVVSNGNQCYLVTSSVSDIFPQVSFNFAGGASMILRPQDYLIQQTSASGAARWCIGLQKIQGSGITILGDLVLKDKIVVYDLGGQRIGWTNYDCSTSVNVSATGRTGKSEYVNAGQLSDSSSLHNDRYELIPACMLAFVLFIITIQGNLFL